The following are encoded together in the Streptomyces flavofungini genome:
- a CDS encoding ATP-binding protein, translated as MADHQEVSVTLPSDPVSVAAARRYVAETLSDWGLPADADIADTVRLIVSELATNAVQHTRGQSPTFTVDVQLDRDERLRIGVTDSHPRFPRRLPAAVQQDNGRGMVIIRWLTAECGGRLSVCPTAEGGKTVWITLPWSVPVQS; from the coding sequence ATGGCAGACCACCAGGAAGTATCAGTCACTCTGCCGAGCGATCCTGTCTCGGTCGCAGCCGCCCGCAGGTACGTGGCGGAAACCTTGTCGGATTGGGGCCTGCCGGCCGATGCCGACATCGCCGACACGGTGCGGCTCATCGTCTCCGAACTCGCCACGAACGCCGTCCAGCACACCCGCGGCCAGTCGCCGACCTTCACCGTGGACGTGCAGCTCGACCGCGACGAGCGGCTGCGCATCGGCGTCACGGACAGCCACCCGCGCTTCCCCCGCCGCCTGCCCGCCGCCGTCCAGCAGGACAACGGCCGGGGCATGGTCATCATCCGCTGGCTCACCGCCGAGTGCGGCGGCAGACTCTCGGTCTGCCCGACGGCGGAGGGCGGCAAGACGGTCTGGATCACCCTGCCGTGGTCGGTGCCGGTCCAGAGTTGA
- a CDS encoding LysR family transcriptional regulator produces the protein MYDPTRLAALVAVSEAGSITRAAERLGYTVPALSQQLAKLEREAGAALLVRHHRGARLTGAGELLLARARRVLDEMELARHELAQLVGLSGGRLRVATFTTAGIHLLPPALTAFRRAHPDVDLTVTGHEPPLGVAAVAAGDVDVALTHTYEPAELPAPPASVTLEPLLVEELVLVTAPGHALAAGTGRLPLAELAGQPLVSMAPAHPARQGVEAALARAGAAPAVLVQTPDYALVCAMVSAGLGAAVVPEMVARTTATPVGVRPLEPGDLRRTIWVCHRTDESSPAVDTFRALLRGTFGRSAG, from the coding sequence ATGTACGACCCGACCCGCCTTGCGGCGCTCGTGGCGGTCTCCGAAGCCGGTTCCATCACCCGCGCCGCCGAACGGCTCGGCTATACGGTGCCCGCGCTCTCCCAGCAGCTCGCGAAGCTGGAGCGGGAGGCGGGAGCGGCACTGCTCGTGCGGCACCACCGGGGCGCGCGGCTCACCGGCGCGGGCGAGCTGCTGCTCGCGCGCGCCCGCCGTGTCCTGGACGAGATGGAGCTGGCCCGGCACGAGCTGGCGCAGCTCGTGGGCCTCTCGGGCGGGCGGCTGCGGGTCGCCACGTTCACGACGGCGGGCATCCATCTGCTGCCGCCCGCGCTGACGGCGTTCCGCCGGGCGCATCCCGATGTCGACCTGACGGTCACCGGCCACGAGCCCCCGCTGGGCGTGGCCGCGGTGGCGGCGGGCGACGTCGATGTGGCCCTGACGCACACCTACGAACCCGCCGAGCTGCCCGCGCCGCCCGCGTCCGTGACCCTGGAGCCGCTCCTCGTCGAGGAGTTGGTGCTCGTGACGGCGCCGGGGCACGCGCTCGCGGCGGGCACCGGGCGCCTTCCGCTCGCCGAGCTCGCGGGCCAGCCCCTGGTCAGCATGGCGCCGGCGCATCCGGCGCGGCAGGGGGTGGAGGCGGCGCTCGCGCGGGCGGGGGCGGCGCCCGCGGTGCTCGTCCAGACGCCGGACTACGCGCTGGTGTGCGCGATGGTCAGTGCGGGCCTCGGTGCCGCTGTGGTCCCGGAGATGGTGGCCCGGACGACGGCGACCCCGGTCGGGGTCCGGCCCTTGGAACCGGGTGACCTGCGGCGCACCATCTGGGTCTGCCACCGCACCGACGAGTCGAGTCCGGCCGTGGACACGTTCCGGGCGCTGCTGCGGGGGACGTTCGGCCGCTCGGCCGGCTGA
- a CDS encoding LysE family translocator, with protein MDAQLVAFTGVAAGMVAMPGADFTVVVRNALASRRAGVLCAFGIAAGLLVHTALAVAGVAAVLAAVPALFRALQVVGGCYVLYLGVRALRSAVRWETRPGAPGADPVAERRVGEEARAVAGGRGGGLREGFLTNALNPKASLTFLSVLPQFVPAGSPAMPRTLLLATIVVAFALLWFPAVALLVDRLGRWLREPRAARAIEGGTGAALTALGLALLAEPLFT; from the coding sequence ATGGACGCTCAACTGGTCGCCTTCACCGGCGTCGCCGCGGGCATGGTCGCCATGCCCGGCGCCGACTTCACCGTCGTCGTACGCAACGCGCTCGCCTCCCGCCGCGCCGGAGTGCTGTGCGCGTTCGGCATCGCGGCGGGGCTCCTGGTGCACACGGCGCTCGCCGTCGCGGGCGTCGCCGCCGTGCTCGCGGCCGTGCCCGCGCTGTTCCGCGCGCTGCAGGTGGTGGGCGGCTGCTACGTGCTGTACCTGGGGGTGCGGGCGCTGCGGTCGGCGGTGCGGTGGGAGACGCGGCCGGGCGCGCCGGGGGCGGACCCGGTGGCGGAGCGGCGGGTGGGGGAGGAGGCGCGGGCCGTGGCCGGTGGGCGCGGAGGCGGCCTGCGCGAGGGCTTCCTCACGAACGCACTCAACCCCAAGGCGTCCCTGACGTTCCTGAGCGTGCTGCCTCAGTTCGTGCCCGCGGGAAGCCCCGCGATGCCGCGCACGTTGCTGCTCGCCACGATCGTCGTGGCCTTCGCGCTGCTGTGGTTCCCGGCTGTCGCGCTGCTCGTGGACCGGCTCGGCCGCTGGCTGCGGGAGCCCCGGGCGGCCAGGGCGATCGAGGGCGGCACCGGAGCGGCGCTCACGGCGCTGGGCCTGGCGCTCCTCGCGGAACCGCTGTTCACGTAG